A stretch of DNA from Micromonospora peucetia:
TCGGCCGGGCCGGCGTGCGCGGTGACTTTACGACCCCAGTCGTGCGCCACCCGGATCACCGCCGCCAACTCGTCGTCGAGCAGCTGCGGGGTGTCGATCGACTCGAACTCGCCGGCGATGCCACCGGAGATGCACACCTTGATCAGGTCGGCGCCGGCCCGGATCTGCTGCCGGGTGAGCCGGCGGAAGCCGTCCGCCCCGTCGGCCTCCAGCGCGTCGGCCTCCCAGCCGTGCCCGCCGGTGCAGCAGAGCGCGTGCCCGGCGGTGAAGATCCGCGGGCCGTCCACCGCGCCGCGCTCGATCCCCTTGCGCAGGGCGAAGTCGGCGTACCGGCTCTCGCCGACGAGCCGGGCGGTGGTCACTCCGGCGTGCAGGGTCCGGCGGGCCGAGTCGGCCATCAGCAGCACCAGCTCGGCGAGGTTCGACCGGTGCACCTCGTCGCCGAAGTGGCCGGGCAGGCCGAGCGACAGGTGGACGTGCATGTTGGTCAGGCCGGGCATGACGTGGTCGCCGTGCAGGTCGACCACCCTGGCGTCACCCGCCTCGGCGAGGACGTCGTCGACCGGCCCGACCGCGCGGATCGTGCCGTCGGCGCCGATCCAGATGCCACTGTCGCGCTGGACGTCGTCCCGGACGCCGTCGTAGAGCGCGAGGTTGACCAGGACCTGTTCGGTGGGGATGTGCATGCGGTGTCCTCTACGCGGCGGGCACGGTGGTCGGCGCCACCGCGGGGTCGTTGAGCCAGCAGGCGGCGCTGCGGCCGCCGAGGTCGAGCGTGGGCGGCTGTTTGCCGCACGGCCCGAAGGCGTGCGGGCAGCGCGGCCGGAACCGGCAGCCGGCCGGCGCGTGCGCCGGGTCGGGCACCTCCCCGGCGAGCGTCCTGGGCAGCTGCGGGTGGGGGCCGATCTGCGGCACCGCGTCGATCAACGCCCGGCTGTACGGGTGCCGGGGCGAGTGCCACAGCTGACGGGTGGGCGCGGTCTCGACGATCCGGCCCAGGTACATCACCGCCGTCACGTCGGCGATCTCGTGCACCAGGGAGAGGTCGTGCGAGATGAAGAGCATCCCCATGTCCAGGTCCCGGACCAGCCCGACGAGCAGGTTGACCACCTGCGCCTGCGACGACGCGTCCAGCGCGGTGACCGGCTCGTCCGCGATGATCATCCGGGGTTCCGGCGCGAGCGCCCGGGCGATCGCGAGCCGTTGCCGCTGGCCGCCGGAGAACTGGTGCGGATAGCGCTCCGCGGCCTCGCCCGGCATCCCGACCCGGTCCAGCAGGTCGGCGACCCGCGTCCGGCGGGCAGCCCCGGTCACCGTGTCCGGCACCCCGTCGAGGAGTTGGGCGCCGATGGTGCGCCGGGGGTTAAGCGACGCGTACGGGTTCTGGAAGACCATCTGGAGCCCGACCTCCGGCACCGGCCGGCGCCGCCAGCCGAGCGGGGTGATCGGGCGGCCGGCGAACCGGATCGTCCCGGCGCTCGGCGCGGCCAGCCCGACCGCCACCCGGGCCAGCGACGACTTGCCGCAGCCGGACTCGCCGACCAGGCCGACGATCTGGCCCGGCG
This window harbors:
- a CDS encoding amidohydrolase family protein codes for the protein MHIPTEQVLVNLALYDGVRDDVQRDSGIWIGADGTIRAVGPVDDVLAEAGDARVVDLHGDHVMPGLTNMHVHLSLGLPGHFGDEVHRSNLAELVLLMADSARRTLHAGVTTARLVGESRYADFALRKGIERGAVDGPRIFTAGHALCCTGGHGWEADALEADGADGFRRLTRQQIRAGADLIKVCISGGIAGEFESIDTPQLLDDELAAVIRVAHDWGRKVTAHAGPADSVRRAVELGLDCVEHGYELTDEVTRLMAERDVWYVPTIVVSRCEQFFRDSGVPGWLMDRALAAGPRHWESLQHAIRNGVPIALGSDMPPHAGYDETTATVRELEFMVEAGMPVADALKSATIRPAQWLGQADTLGSVEVGKQADLLVLRDDPTRSVSALRTLHTVLKGGVSYRDDHGRLGVAR
- a CDS encoding ABC transporter ATP-binding protein; this translates as MNEPVGSGSLLEISDVEVEYKPRGRGPVRAVAGVSLEVAPGQIVGLVGESGCGKSSLARVAVGLAAPSAGTIRFAGRPITPLGWRRRPVPEVGLQMVFQNPYASLNPRRTIGAQLLDGVPDTVTGAARRTRVADLLDRVGMPGEAAERYPHQFSGGQRQRLAIARALAPEPRMIIADEPVTALDASSQAQVVNLLVGLVRDLDMGMLFISHDLSLVHEIADVTAVMYLGRIVETAPTRQLWHSPRHPYSRALIDAVPQIGPHPQLPRTLAGEVPDPAHAPAGCRFRPRCPHAFGPCGKQPPTLDLGGRSAACWLNDPAVAPTTVPAA